Proteins from a single region of Chanodichthys erythropterus isolate Z2021 chromosome 13, ASM2448905v1, whole genome shotgun sequence:
- the supt4h1 gene encoding transcription elongation factor SPT4 has protein sequence MSLETVPKDLRHLRACLLCSLVKTIDQFEYDGCDNCESYLQMKGNREMVYECTSSSFDGVIAMMSPEDSWVAKWQRIGNFKPGVYAVTVTGRLPPGVVRELKSRGVIYRSRDTAVKT, from the exons ATGTCTCTGGAGACTGTCCCAAAAGATCTGCGCCATTTGAGAGCGTGTCTGCTGTGCTCTCTTGTCAAG ACTATTGATCAGTTCGAGTATGATGGATGTGACAACTGTGAATCATACCTGCAGATGAAGGGCAATCGAGAGATGGTTTATGAATGCACAAGCTCTTCTTTTGATGG TGTCATTGCTATGATGAGTCCAGAGGACAGCTGGGTGGCAAAATGGCAAAGAATCG GTAACTTTAAGCCAGGTGTCTACGCGGTCACAGTAACGGGTCGGTTACCTCCAG GTGTGGTGCGAGAGCTGAAGAGCAGAGGCGTCATCTACAGGTCCAGAGACACGGCTGTTAAAACATGA
- the hsf5 gene encoding heat shock factor protein 5: protein MDMEFDKSLLTVHINYNNFPAKLWCLTNDPENNSVFWSPSGDSLIVDQQRFEDELLSPVKQDAKLFKTTHFTSFIRQLNLYGFRKLFDGPPKDRHRNLHQFHNPYFKQGRPELLVHLKRLTISNKAKMQAGEEVTCRPPSRGHQQQRHNTTEENLGSAHQYQHISHHQPKGFDRSLIPPHSWIFPCSDVSPFYSNKGIPVSVIRPYPYSAPHRVQSSPAALFPQEAKYIPHHLSYPPGIYPPVCQCCTAGLMEADRTSGDQTSLSYAHYAYYPNYSVSHHHNSIQTANWPAHGTPEAQRADVNLDRVFQMVDEFQGLPNVHIVRVGTPVKPQHSSGSPVSTLPAEADSPQSSRSDTAASSPQIDARRSAIASGVSTQYIKLESEGHEVENQGPDQLKEHDSTSLESSEKVAQG, encoded by the exons ATGGATATGGAGTTTGATAAGTCTCTTCTCACAGTCCACATAAACTACAATAACTTTCCAGCGAAGTTATGGTGTTTGACAAACGATCCCGAAAACAACTCGGTCTTCTGGAGCCCAAGTGGAGACAGCTTGATAGTGGACCAGCAGCGGTTCGAGGATGAACTGTTGTCACCGGTCAAACAAGATGCTAAACTCTTCAAGACCACCCACTTCACCAGCTTCATCCGGCAGCTCAACCTGTACGGCTTCCGGAAGCTTTTCGACGGGCCCCCCAAAGACAGACACCGCAACCTGCACCAGTTCCACAACCCCTACTTCAAACAGGGTCGGCCAGAACTTCTGGTCCATCTGAAGAGGCTGACCATCAGTAACAAGGCCAAGATGCAGGCCGGAGAGGAGGTGACCTGTCGTCCCCCGAGCCGAGGCCATCAGCAGCAGCGACACAACACTACAGAGGAGAA CTTAGGTTCTGCACACCAATATCAGCACATATCTCATCATCAGCCGAAGGGGTTTGACCGAAGCCTGATCCCTCCCCATTCCTGGATCTTTCCTTGCAGCGATGTGTCCCCTTTCTACTCCAACAAAGGCATCCCGGTGTCGGTCATCCGGCCGTATCCGTACAGCGCTCCTCACAGAGTTCAGTCCAGTCCTGCTGCCCTGTTCCCACAGGAAGCTAAATATATCCCTCATCACCTGTCCTATCCTCCTGGAATTTACCCGCCAG TTTGTCAGTGTTGCACTGCTGGATTAATGGAAGCAGATCGAACAAGTGGCGATCAAACATCTCTGTCATATGCACATTATGCTTATTACCCG AATTATTCAGTGAGCCACCATCACAACAGCATCCAGACCGCAAACTGGCCAGCACACGGTACACCTGAGGCTCAAAGGGCTGACGTGAACCTTGACAGAGTGTTCCAGATGGTGGACGAGTTCCAGGGGCTGCCGAACGTCCACATAGTCCGAGTAGGAACCCCTGTGAAGCCCCAGCACTCCTCCGGCTCTCCTGTCTCCACGCTACCTGCTGAAGCCGACAGTCCTCAGAGCTCCAGGTCCGATACTGCGGCATCCAGTCCTCAGATAGACGCGCGTCGGTCCGCCATCGCCAGCGGTGTGAGCACTCAGTACATCAAACTCGAGTCAGAGGGACACGAGGTGGAGAATCAAGGACCCGACCAGCTCAAAGAACATGATTCAACATCTCTGGAGTCCTCAGAAAAG GTTGCCCAGGGCTAA